One Bradyrhizobium zhanjiangense DNA segment encodes these proteins:
- a CDS encoding (2Fe-2S)-binding protein, with protein MIKVKINGQEQSWDGDPDLPLLWFLRDEAGLTGTKFGCGQALCGACTVIVDKQAVRACITSVNDVAGREVTTIEGLHPTGDHPVQKAWRELNVPQCGFCQAGQIMQGAALLMDNPKPSHDQIREAMSGNICRCGCYQRIENAVHLASTGV; from the coding sequence ATGATCAAGGTGAAGATCAACGGCCAGGAACAGAGCTGGGACGGCGACCCGGATCTCCCGCTACTCTGGTTCCTGCGTGACGAGGCCGGACTGACCGGCACCAAATTCGGCTGCGGCCAGGCCCTGTGCGGCGCCTGCACCGTCATCGTCGACAAGCAGGCCGTCCGCGCTTGCATCACGTCCGTGAACGACGTTGCCGGACGCGAGGTCACGACGATCGAGGGACTGCACCCCACCGGCGATCACCCGGTGCAGAAGGCCTGGCGCGAGCTCAACGTGCCTCAATGCGGCTTCTGCCAAGCCGGCCAGATCATGCAGGGCGCAGCACTCTTGATGGATAACCCAAAGCCCTCGCACGACCAGATCCGCGAGGCGATGTCCGGCAACATCTGCCGCTGCGGCTGCTACCAGCGCATCGAGAACGCCGTCCATCTCGCATCGACTGGAGTGTGA
- a CDS encoding xanthine dehydrogenase family protein molybdopterin-binding subunit: MNFIDNPRKLRGFEKHIRVEKVSRRSILKGLGVTGGFVLAAPVMSRQAFAYETGAGKMPHGVVVDPRVFVSVAPDGIVTIVGHRSEMGTGVRTSLPLIVAEEMQADWSRVKVQQAHGDEVKFGNQDTDGSRSTRHYLMPMRQIGASARTMLEQAAAKRWGVPATEVKAVNHEIVHSASGRKLGFGELAADAAKESVPAIEGLKLKNPKDFRYLTKGQIGIVDLHDITTGKARYGADVRLPGMKYAVIARPPVTGGKLVKFEPDDALKIPGVEKVMQVRGWPWPSKFQPLGGVAVIARNTGAAIKGRDALKLVWDDGPNGKYDSVAYRKELEEASRKPGLVLRQEGDADAALKSADKVIVGEYYIPHLAHVSMEPPVAVADVKGDKAEIWAPVQSPGGTREDVAKTLGIPEGNVTVNVTLLGGGFGRKSKCDFALEAALLSKELGAPVKVQWTREDDIHNGFLHTVSVERIEAGLDKSGKVIAWRHRSVAPSIASTFAAGTVHQAPFEIGMGLVDMPFEIDNISCENPEAAAHTRIGWFRSVSNIPRAFAVQSMVGEIAQATGRDQKETLLALIGSPRIVKPAVKDLWNYGEPQDSYPIDTARLRKVVELVAEKGEWGRQVPKGHGLGIAVHRSFVSYIATIVEVAVDDKGKLTVPRVDTAIDCGTFVNPERIASQIEGAAIMGLSIAKYGEITFKDGKVQQKNFDDFQVVRIDESPVVTNVYIVPPGPDTPPSGVGEPGVPPFAPALINAIFEATGKRIRSLPIGKQLEA, encoded by the coding sequence ATGAATTTCATCGACAATCCCCGCAAGCTTCGCGGCTTCGAAAAGCACATCAGGGTCGAGAAAGTCTCGCGCCGGAGCATCCTGAAGGGGCTCGGCGTCACCGGCGGCTTCGTGCTTGCAGCACCCGTGATGTCGCGCCAGGCATTCGCCTATGAAACAGGCGCGGGAAAGATGCCGCACGGCGTCGTGGTCGATCCGCGGGTGTTCGTTTCCGTCGCGCCGGATGGCATCGTCACCATCGTTGGACACCGTTCGGAAATGGGCACCGGCGTGCGCACCAGCCTGCCGCTGATCGTGGCCGAGGAGATGCAGGCCGACTGGTCCAGAGTCAAGGTGCAGCAGGCCCATGGCGACGAGGTCAAGTTTGGCAACCAGGACACCGACGGCTCGCGCAGCACGCGGCACTATCTGATGCCGATGCGCCAGATCGGCGCCTCCGCCCGCACCATGCTCGAGCAGGCCGCGGCCAAGCGCTGGGGCGTGCCGGCGACCGAGGTCAAGGCCGTCAATCACGAGATCGTCCACAGCGCCAGCGGACGCAAGCTCGGCTTCGGCGAGCTCGCCGCCGATGCCGCCAAGGAATCGGTGCCGGCTATCGAAGGCCTCAAGCTGAAGAACCCCAAGGACTTCCGCTATCTCACCAAGGGCCAGATCGGCATCGTCGATCTCCACGACATCACCACCGGCAAGGCGCGCTACGGCGCCGACGTGCGACTGCCCGGCATGAAATATGCCGTGATCGCCCGTCCGCCGGTGACCGGCGGCAAGCTGGTCAAGTTCGAACCGGACGACGCACTGAAGATTCCCGGCGTCGAGAAGGTGATGCAGGTGCGCGGCTGGCCATGGCCGTCGAAATTCCAGCCGCTCGGTGGCGTCGCCGTCATCGCGCGCAACACCGGCGCGGCGATCAAGGGCCGCGACGCGCTCAAGCTCGTGTGGGACGACGGCCCCAACGGCAAATACGACTCCGTCGCCTACCGCAAGGAGCTCGAGGAGGCCTCGCGCAAGCCCGGCCTCGTCCTGCGTCAGGAGGGCGATGCGGACGCCGCCTTGAAGAGCGCCGACAAGGTCATTGTCGGCGAGTACTACATCCCCCACCTCGCCCATGTCAGCATGGAGCCGCCGGTGGCGGTCGCCGACGTCAAGGGCGACAAGGCGGAGATCTGGGCGCCGGTGCAGAGCCCCGGCGGCACCCGCGAGGACGTCGCCAAGACGCTCGGCATTCCCGAAGGCAACGTCACCGTCAACGTCACACTGCTCGGCGGCGGGTTCGGACGCAAATCGAAATGCGACTTCGCGCTCGAAGCGGCGCTGCTCTCCAAGGAGCTCGGCGCGCCGGTCAAGGTGCAGTGGACGCGCGAGGACGACATCCATAACGGCTTCCTGCACACCGTCTCGGTCGAACGGATCGAGGCGGGCCTCGACAAGAGCGGCAAGGTGATCGCCTGGCGCCACCGCAGCGTGGCGCCCAGCATCGCCTCGACGTTTGCCGCCGGCACCGTGCACCAGGCGCCGTTCGAGATCGGCATGGGACTCGTCGACATGCCGTTCGAGATCGACAACATCTCCTGCGAAAATCCGGAGGCGGCCGCACATACCCGCATCGGCTGGTTCCGGTCGGTCTCGAACATCCCGCGTGCTTTCGCGGTGCAATCGATGGTCGGTGAGATCGCGCAGGCGACCGGCCGCGACCAGAAGGAGACCCTGCTCGCGCTGATCGGCAGCCCGCGGATCGTCAAGCCCGCGGTGAAGGACCTCTGGAACTACGGCGAGCCCCAGGACAGCTATCCGATCGACACCGCGCGCCTGCGCAAGGTGGTCGAGCTGGTCGCCGAAAAGGGCGAATGGGGCCGTCAGGTCCCGAAGGGCCACGGCCTCGGCATCGCCGTGCACCGCAGCTTCGTCAGCTACATCGCAACCATCGTCGAGGTCGCGGTCGACGACAAGGGCAAGCTGACCGTGCCAAGGGTCGACACGGCGATCGACTGCGGCACCTTTGTCAACCCCGAGCGCATTGCCTCGCAGATCGAGGGCGCGGCGATCATGGGGCTCAGCATCGCCAAATATGGCGAGATCACCTTCAAGGACGGCAAGGTGCAGCAGAAGAATTTTGACGACTTCCAGGTCGTCAGGATCGATGAATCTCCTGTGGTGACCAACGTCTACATCGTGCCGCCCGGACCTGACACGCCGCCGAGCGGCGTCGGCGAGCCCGGCGTTCCGCCGTTCGCGCCGGCGCTGATCAATGCGATCTTCGAGGCGACGGGAAAGCGTATTCGCTCGCTTCCGATCGGCAAGCAATTGGAAGCGTGA
- a CDS encoding c-type cytochrome: MLKEISHKTAAIFAAVAVLTVAFAATVRAADDATGNPLQAQIDHGKSTYAEKCSHCHGPNLMNSGTITPDLRAIPDDKTRFVTTVKNGKNNKMPPWGDILNDDQIGDLWAFISSRRKP, translated from the coding sequence ATGCTGAAGGAGATATCTCACAAGACGGCGGCGATCTTCGCCGCCGTCGCGGTGCTGACGGTCGCATTTGCGGCGACCGTTCGTGCCGCGGATGACGCAACCGGCAATCCTCTGCAGGCACAGATCGACCACGGCAAATCGACCTATGCCGAAAAGTGCTCGCACTGCCACGGCCCCAACCTGATGAACTCCGGCACCATCACGCCGGACCTGCGCGCGATCCCCGACGACAAGACGCGCTTCGTCACCACGGTGAAGAACGGCAAAAACAACAAGATGCCGCCCTGGGGCGACATCCTCAACGACGACCAGATCGGGGACCTCTGGGCCTTCATCTCCAGCCGGAGGAAGCCATGA
- a CDS encoding methanol/ethanol family PQQ-dependent dehydrogenase yields MKRFAMAASLVMLASTCASAQTTEQLVKGATDTSNVLNYGMGYNLQRFSTLNQINKDTVKNLVPVWNYSFNDDRSEESQPLVYQGVIYVTSHNATMAVDAKTGKQIWKTKVEYPAETPRIVCCGIINRGAALYDGKVYRTTLDANVIALDAKTGKELWRQKAADIKEGYSMTVAPLVADGVVITGISGAEFGTRGFIDGWDPATGKHLWRTHSIPSPDEPGGDTWKGDTWKLGGGSTWITGSYDPELNTVYWGIGNPGPFNSAVRPGDNLYTCSVLAMDPKTGKIKWHYQFSPNNPFDYDSVAEMVLADMNVEGKPTKVLMDANRNGFFYVLDRTNGKLLAANPYVKVNWATGIDMKTGRPIETDVSKDAREGKKVTVYPSILGGKNWEPMSFNPQTGLAYANTLAFGGRYKTEPVTFKQGEWYLGMDLTDLWEYGDGPRGHLKAIDPLTGKAKWEAPVDIPRFSGVLSTAGGVVFTGALTGEFEAFDADSGKKLWQFQTGSGIEGQPVTWQQDGVQYVAVTSGYGGVYSLFSGDERLAKVPPGGSLWVFALKQ; encoded by the coding sequence ATGAAACGCTTTGCGATGGCCGCGAGCCTCGTCATGCTTGCATCGACTTGTGCAAGCGCACAGACCACCGAGCAACTGGTCAAGGGCGCGACCGATACATCGAACGTTCTCAATTACGGGATGGGCTACAATCTCCAGCGTTTCTCGACGCTGAACCAGATCAACAAGGACACCGTCAAGAACCTCGTCCCGGTCTGGAACTACTCTTTCAACGACGATCGCAGCGAGGAATCGCAGCCGCTGGTGTACCAGGGCGTGATCTACGTGACCTCGCACAATGCGACCATGGCGGTGGACGCCAAGACCGGCAAGCAGATCTGGAAAACCAAGGTCGAGTATCCCGCCGAGACGCCGCGCATCGTCTGCTGCGGCATCATCAATCGCGGCGCCGCGCTCTATGACGGCAAGGTATACCGCACCACGCTGGACGCCAACGTGATCGCGCTGGACGCCAAGACCGGCAAGGAGCTGTGGCGGCAGAAGGCCGCCGACATCAAGGAAGGCTATTCGATGACGGTGGCCCCGCTGGTCGCCGACGGCGTTGTCATCACCGGCATCTCCGGCGCCGAGTTCGGCACGCGCGGCTTCATCGACGGCTGGGATCCGGCGACGGGCAAGCATCTTTGGCGCACCCATTCGATCCCCTCGCCGGACGAGCCCGGCGGCGACACCTGGAAGGGCGACACCTGGAAGCTCGGCGGCGGCTCGACCTGGATCACCGGGTCCTACGATCCCGAGCTCAACACCGTCTATTGGGGCATCGGCAATCCCGGCCCGTTCAACTCGGCGGTGCGGCCCGGCGACAACCTCTACACATGCTCCGTGCTGGCGATGGATCCCAAGACCGGCAAGATCAAGTGGCACTACCAGTTCTCGCCGAACAATCCGTTCGACTACGACAGCGTGGCCGAGATGGTGCTCGCCGACATGAACGTCGAGGGCAAGCCGACCAAGGTGCTGATGGACGCCAACCGCAACGGCTTCTTCTACGTGCTCGATCGCACCAACGGCAAGCTGCTCGCGGCCAACCCTTACGTGAAGGTCAACTGGGCGACCGGCATCGACATGAAGACCGGACGTCCGATCGAGACCGACGTTTCGAAGGACGCGCGCGAAGGCAAGAAGGTCACCGTCTATCCGTCGATCCTCGGCGGCAAGAACTGGGAGCCGATGTCGTTCAATCCGCAGACCGGACTGGCCTATGCCAACACGCTCGCCTTCGGCGGCAGGTACAAGACCGAGCCCGTGACCTTCAAGCAGGGTGAATGGTATCTCGGCATGGATCTGACCGACCTCTGGGAGTACGGAGACGGCCCGCGCGGCCATCTCAAGGCGATCGATCCCCTGACCGGCAAGGCGAAGTGGGAGGCTCCCGTCGACATCCCGCGCTTCTCCGGCGTGCTGTCGACCGCAGGCGGCGTCGTGTTCACGGGCGCGCTGACCGGCGAGTTCGAGGCCTTCGATGCCGACAGTGGCAAGAAGCTCTGGCAGTTCCAGACCGGCTCTGGCATCGAGGGACAGCCGGTCACCTGGCAGCAGGACGGCGTGCAATATGTCGCCGTGACGAGCGGCTATGGCGGCGTCTACTCGCTGTTCTCCGGTGACGAACGACTGGCCAAGGTGCCGCCCGGCGGCTCGCTGTGGGTCTTTGCACTCAAGCAGTGA
- a CDS encoding substrate-binding periplasmic protein, which produces MRRWLAAWSVAAILAAAPAVAHAADDPLRICLDEGRPPLSVHQKGKPDAGFDVLLAQAVAERLRRPLTIQWFESKLDEDSSPQLEANALLSDGRCALVGGYALTLDSLVKPGMKTARLPDFAGATREDRRRRVALGVLAPSQPYVYSPMTVVLGPKAKGRKIGDIGDLASLRLVIESGSLGDAILMTFDKGRLIDNITHLVPGRDDLLGALQRGDHDATLIDLARFDAHRAAHPDTAITASGYYYPIGANRGYVGLASDPALIEAVNTALGQLAAEGKIAEFGKQAGLTYLPPREPAILGDVWMKIIQR; this is translated from the coding sequence ATGAGGCGTTGGCTCGCCGCGTGGAGCGTTGCGGCGATCCTCGCGGCGGCGCCTGCGGTTGCGCACGCGGCGGATGACCCGCTGAGGATCTGTCTTGATGAAGGCCGGCCGCCGCTCTCGGTGCATCAAAAGGGCAAGCCGGATGCGGGCTTCGACGTGCTGCTGGCGCAGGCGGTCGCCGAGCGCCTGCGACGGCCGCTGACGATCCAGTGGTTCGAGAGCAAGCTCGATGAGGATTCCAGCCCACAGCTCGAGGCCAATGCGTTGCTCTCGGACGGACGCTGCGCGCTGGTCGGCGGCTACGCGCTGACGCTGGATTCGCTCGTCAAGCCCGGCATGAAAACGGCGCGCCTGCCGGATTTCGCCGGCGCCACGCGCGAGGACCGGCGGCGCCGCGTCGCGCTCGGCGTGCTCGCACCCAGCCAGCCTTACGTCTATTCGCCGATGACGGTGGTGCTCGGGCCGAAGGCGAAAGGCCGCAAGATCGGCGACATCGGCGATCTCGCCAGCCTTCGCCTCGTCATCGAAAGCGGCTCGCTCGGCGATGCCATCCTGATGACCTTCGACAAGGGCCGCCTGATCGACAACATCACCCATCTCGTGCCCGGCCGCGACGACCTCCTCGGCGCGCTCCAACGCGGCGACCATGACGCGACGCTGATCGATCTTGCGCGCTTCGATGCCCATCGCGCCGCGCACCCCGATACGGCGATCACCGCGTCCGGCTACTATTATCCGATCGGCGCCAATCGCGGCTATGTCGGGCTTGCCAGCGATCCCGCGCTGATCGAGGCAGTCAACACGGCGCTTGGCCAGCTTGCCGCCGAAGGCAAGATCGCCGAATTCGGCAAGCAGGCCGGCCTCACCTATCTGCCGCCGCGCGAGCCTGCGATCCTCGGCGATGTCTGGATGAAAATCATTCAGCGGTGA
- a CDS encoding helix-turn-helix domain-containing protein, with protein MSDTIHTLSTTGLTPKRQIQSWIDGLTSLCGYFDVDPLEASSLEGRIDYTTVSRLKLCQIEVSQHRIAHTMARAKANEHPYIKIHFQTYGVSYFEQEGRHIELNPGDIIAYDVSCPHSIISPAFTRHDVVIVPKALLRDRGFPSQRMPACKLSAKTGTGRIAHDFVHATFDEAAKLSANSAVGVADSLIDLLLLPLREADTMFDRVGPEAMYVRAQFFIREHLRDPDLCIDQISTELGCSKRYLHMLFSERGTTVSDYIWQARLQNCRQELEAHAGKTITDVAFSWGFSSSSHFSRVFRKYFGVVPSSIHKAQQGTASSNEH; from the coding sequence ATGTCCGACACAATTCACACGCTCTCGACGACCGGGCTGACGCCGAAGCGGCAGATCCAGAGCTGGATCGATGGGCTGACGAGCCTGTGCGGCTATTTCGACGTCGATCCGCTGGAGGCCTCCTCGCTCGAAGGTCGCATCGACTACACCACCGTTTCGCGCCTGAAGCTCTGCCAGATCGAGGTCAGCCAGCACCGCATCGCGCACACGATGGCGCGCGCCAAGGCCAACGAACATCCGTACATCAAGATTCACTTCCAGACCTACGGCGTGTCCTATTTCGAACAAGAGGGCCGCCACATCGAACTCAACCCTGGCGACATCATCGCCTATGACGTCTCCTGCCCGCATTCGATCATCAGCCCCGCCTTCACCCGCCACGACGTGGTGATCGTGCCGAAGGCGCTGCTGCGCGACCGCGGCTTTCCCTCGCAGCGGATGCCGGCGTGCAAGTTGTCGGCGAAGACCGGGACGGGGCGGATCGCCCATGATTTCGTCCACGCCACCTTCGACGAGGCGGCGAAGCTGTCGGCGAACAGCGCGGTCGGCGTGGCCGATTCGCTGATCGACCTCTTGCTGCTGCCGCTGCGCGAGGCCGACACGATGTTCGACCGTGTCGGACCGGAAGCGATGTATGTGCGCGCGCAGTTCTTCATCCGCGAGCATCTGCGCGATCCGGATCTGTGCATCGATCAGATCTCGACCGAGCTCGGCTGCTCCAAACGCTATCTGCACATGCTGTTCTCGGAGCGCGGCACGACGGTGAGCGACTACATCTGGCAGGCGCGCCTGCAGAACTGCCGCCAGGAGCTCGAGGCCCACGCCGGCAAGACCATCACCGACGTCGCGTTCTCCTGGGGCTTCTCCAGCTCATCGCATTTCAGCCGCGTGTTCCGGAAATATTTCGGCGTGGTGCCGTCCTCGATCCACAAGGCGCAGCAGGGCACCGCGAGCTCGAACGAGCATTAG
- the xoxF5 gene encoding lanthanide-dependent methanol dehydrogenase XoxF5: protein MRKVLLATYLGSAAALAVGSASANDELIKMSQNPKDWVMPAGDYANTRYSKLNQINAQNVGKLQVAWTFSTGVLRGHEGGPLIIGNVMYVHTPFPNKVYALDLSNENKIIWKYEPKQDPNVIPVMCCDTVNRGLSYGDGKIILHQADTNLVALDAKTGQVAWSATNGNPAKGETGTSAALVVKDKVLVGISGGEFGVQCHVTAYDLKSGKQVWRAYSEGPDDQIKLDPAKTTSLGKPVGPDSSLKTWQGDQWKIGGGCTWGWISYDPALNMVYYGSGNPSTWNPKQRPGDNKWSMTIFARDADTGMAKWVYQMTPHDEWDYDGVNEMILTDQQINGQPRKLLTHFDRNGLAYTLDRENGELLVAEKYDPKVNWTSGVDMNKSSPTYGRPKVLDAASTDKAGEDVNVKGICPAALGTKDEQPAAYSPDTQLFYVPTNHVCMDYEPFKVSYTAGQPYVGATLSMYPPQGESHMGNFIAWDGKTGKIVWSNKEQFSVWSGALATAGGVVFYGTLEGYLKAVDAKSGKELYKFKTPSGIIGNVTTYENNGKQYVAVLSGVGGWAGIGLAAGLTDPTAGLGAVGGYAALSNYTALGGTLTVFSLPN from the coding sequence ATGCGCAAGGTGCTACTGGCGACCTATCTTGGCTCCGCGGCGGCTCTCGCCGTCGGCAGCGCCTCAGCCAATGACGAGCTGATCAAGATGTCGCAGAACCCGAAAGACTGGGTGATGCCGGCGGGCGATTACGCCAATACCCGCTATTCCAAGCTGAACCAGATCAATGCACAGAACGTCGGCAAGCTCCAGGTCGCCTGGACCTTCTCGACCGGCGTGCTGCGTGGTCACGAAGGCGGCCCGCTGATCATCGGCAACGTGATGTACGTCCACACGCCGTTCCCGAACAAGGTCTACGCTCTTGACCTTTCCAACGAGAACAAGATCATCTGGAAGTACGAGCCGAAGCAGGATCCGAACGTCATCCCGGTGATGTGCTGCGACACGGTCAACCGCGGCCTGTCTTACGGCGACGGCAAGATCATCCTGCATCAGGCCGACACCAACCTCGTCGCGCTCGACGCCAAGACCGGCCAGGTAGCCTGGTCGGCGACCAACGGCAATCCTGCGAAGGGCGAGACCGGTACGTCTGCCGCGCTGGTCGTCAAGGACAAGGTCCTGGTCGGCATCTCCGGCGGTGAATTCGGCGTGCAGTGCCACGTCACCGCTTACGATCTCAAGAGCGGCAAGCAGGTCTGGCGCGCCTATTCCGAAGGCCCGGACGATCAGATCAAGCTCGATCCGGCCAAGACGACGTCGCTCGGCAAGCCGGTCGGACCTGACTCCAGCTTGAAGACCTGGCAGGGCGATCAGTGGAAGATCGGCGGCGGCTGCACCTGGGGCTGGATCTCCTACGATCCCGCTCTGAACATGGTCTATTACGGGTCGGGCAACCCCTCGACCTGGAATCCGAAGCAGCGTCCCGGTGACAACAAATGGTCGATGACCATTTTCGCGCGCGACGCGGACACCGGCATGGCCAAGTGGGTCTACCAGATGACGCCCCATGACGAGTGGGACTATGACGGCGTCAACGAGATGATCCTCACGGATCAGCAGATCAATGGGCAGCCTCGCAAGCTCCTGACCCATTTCGACCGCAACGGTCTCGCCTACACCCTGGACCGTGAGAACGGCGAACTGCTGGTCGCCGAAAAGTACGATCCGAAGGTGAACTGGACCTCCGGCGTCGACATGAACAAGAGCTCGCCGACCTACGGCCGTCCGAAGGTGCTCGACGCAGCTTCGACCGACAAGGCCGGCGAGGACGTCAACGTGAAGGGCATCTGCCCGGCCGCGCTCGGCACCAAGGACGAGCAGCCGGCAGCCTACTCGCCGGACACGCAGCTGTTCTACGTTCCGACCAACCACGTCTGCATGGACTACGAACCGTTCAAGGTGAGCTACACCGCGGGCCAGCCCTATGTGGGTGCGACGCTCTCGATGTATCCGCCGCAGGGTGAAAGCCACATGGGCAACTTCATCGCCTGGGACGGCAAGACCGGCAAGATCGTCTGGTCGAACAAGGAGCAGTTCTCGGTCTGGTCGGGTGCGCTCGCAACCGCCGGCGGCGTGGTGTTCTACGGCACGCTCGAAGGCTACCTGAAGGCAGTCGATGCCAAGTCTGGCAAGGAGCTCTACAAGTTCAAGACTCCCTCCGGCATCATCGGCAACGTCACCACCTATGAGAACAATGGCAAGCAGTACGTTGCCGTGCTCTCCGGCGTGGGTGGCTGGGCCGGCATCGGTCTGGCAGCAGGTCTGACCGATCCGACCGCCGGTCTCGGCGCCGTCGGTGGCTACGCGGCCCTCAGCAACTACACGGCGCTCGGCGGTACGCTGACCGTGTTCTCGCTGCCGAACTAG
- a CDS encoding S-(hydroxymethyl)glutathione dehydrogenase/class III alcohol dehydrogenase yields MKTRAAVAFEAKKPLEIVEVDLEGPKAGEVLVEIKATGICHTDAYTLDGFDSEGIFPSILGHEGAGLIREIGPGVTSVKPGDHVIPLYTPECRQCKSCLSQKTNLCTAIRATQGKGVMPDGTSRFSYKGKPIYHYMGCSTFSNFTVLPEIAVAKIREDAPFDKSCYIGCGVTTGVGAVVNTAKVEPGSNVVVFGLGGIGLNVIQGAKMAGADKIVGVDINDSKEDWGRRFGMTHFVNPKKVTGDVVQHLVGLTDGGADYTFDCTGNTTVMRQALEACHRGWGTSIIIGVAEAGKEIATRPFQLVTGRNWRGTAFGGARGRTDVPKIVDWYMNGKIQIDPMITHTLKLEEINKGFDLMHEGKSIRSVVVF; encoded by the coding sequence ATGAAGACACGTGCAGCCGTTGCTTTCGAAGCCAAGAAGCCGCTCGAGATCGTCGAGGTCGACCTGGAAGGACCGAAGGCCGGCGAAGTCCTGGTCGAGATCAAGGCCACGGGCATCTGCCATACCGACGCCTATACGCTCGACGGTTTCGACAGCGAAGGAATCTTCCCGTCGATCCTGGGCCATGAGGGCGCCGGCCTCATCCGCGAGATCGGTCCCGGCGTGACCTCGGTGAAACCGGGCGACCACGTCATTCCGCTCTACACGCCGGAATGCCGGCAGTGCAAAAGCTGCCTCAGCCAGAAGACCAACCTCTGCACTGCGATCCGCGCGACGCAGGGCAAGGGCGTGATGCCCGACGGCACCAGCCGCTTCTCCTACAAGGGCAAGCCGATCTACCACTACATGGGCTGCTCGACCTTCTCGAACTTCACCGTGCTGCCGGAGATCGCTGTCGCCAAGATCCGCGAGGACGCGCCGTTCGACAAGAGCTGTTACATCGGCTGCGGCGTGACCACTGGCGTCGGCGCCGTCGTCAACACTGCGAAGGTCGAGCCGGGCTCCAACGTCGTCGTGTTCGGCCTCGGTGGTATCGGCCTCAACGTGATCCAGGGCGCCAAGATGGCCGGCGCCGACAAGATCGTCGGTGTCGACATCAACGATTCCAAGGAAGATTGGGGCCGCCGCTTCGGCATGACTCACTTCGTCAACCCGAAGAAGGTCACCGGCGACGTCGTCCAGCACCTCGTTGGCCTCACCGACGGTGGCGCCGACTACACCTTCGACTGCACCGGCAACACCACGGTGATGCGCCAGGCACTGGAAGCCTGCCATCGCGGCTGGGGCACCTCGATCATCATCGGCGTCGCCGAAGCCGGCAAGGAAATCGCCACACGGCCGTTCCAGCTCGTTACGGGACGCAATTGGCGCGGCACGGCATTCGGCGGCGCGCGCGGCCGCACCGACGTGCCGAAGATCGTCGACTGGTACATGAACGGAAAGATCCAGATCGATCCGATGATCACCCACACGCTCAAGCTCGAAGAGATCAACAAAGGTTTTGACCTCATGCACGAGGGCAAATCCATCCGCTCCGTCGTCGTGTTCTAG
- a CDS encoding c-type cytochrome, methanol metabolism-related, translating into MIFVASGGVAVADGPGDPTAVKKEDDGKWLDKEGNPTYKISADGTVDWFTYSGYRRYHSDCHVCHGPDGMGSTYAPALKDSVKSMSYGDFIGVIASGRKNISTAQENVMPAFGDNPNVACYMDDLYVYLRARSTDAWGRQRPSKKEEKTEAYTKAEDACMGKK; encoded by the coding sequence ATAATCTTCGTTGCGTCCGGAGGAGTTGCGGTCGCGGACGGTCCGGGAGACCCGACCGCGGTGAAGAAGGAAGACGACGGGAAGTGGCTCGATAAGGAAGGAAACCCGACCTACAAGATTTCGGCCGACGGCACCGTGGACTGGTTCACCTATTCCGGATACCGCCGCTATCACTCAGACTGCCATGTGTGCCATGGCCCCGACGGCATGGGATCGACCTACGCACCGGCGCTGAAGGATTCCGTCAAATCGATGAGCTATGGCGACTTTATCGGCGTGATCGCCTCCGGTCGCAAGAACATCTCGACCGCGCAGGAGAACGTCATGCCGGCCTTCGGCGACAACCCGAACGTCGCCTGCTACATGGACGATCTCTATGTCTATCTGCGCGCCCGCTCCACCGACGCGTGGGGCCGGCAGCGTCCCTCCAAGAAGGAGGAGAAGACAGAAGCCTACACCAAGGCGGAAGACGCCTGCATGGGCAAGAAATGA
- the gfa gene encoding S-(hydroxymethyl)glutathione synthase, with translation MTVALHPSIDNGIKQGSGNFAGGTLVCKCKDHPVKVGIKGDVAHNHACGCTKCWKPPGATFSVVAVVPRQNVTVLENGDKLQIVDPAAVIQRYACKACGTHMYGRIENKGHPFYGLDFIHPELFQEQGSQAPQFAAFVSSVIESGVKPEQMAGIRARLKEIGLEPYDCLSPALMDAIATHVAKSKAA, from the coding sequence ATGACTGTTGCACTCCATCCATCGATCGACAATGGCATCAAACAAGGCAGCGGCAACTTCGCCGGCGGCACGCTGGTCTGCAAATGCAAGGACCATCCGGTGAAGGTCGGCATCAAGGGCGACGTCGCGCACAACCACGCCTGCGGCTGCACCAAGTGCTGGAAGCCGCCGGGCGCGACCTTCTCGGTCGTCGCCGTGGTGCCGCGCCAGAACGTCACCGTGCTCGAGAACGGCGACAAGCTCCAGATCGTCGATCCCGCCGCGGTGATCCAGCGCTATGCCTGCAAGGCCTGCGGCACGCACATGTACGGCCGCATCGAGAACAAGGGCCATCCGTTCTACGGGCTCGACTTCATCCATCCCGAGCTGTTCCAGGAGCAGGGCTCGCAGGCGCCGCAATTCGCCGCCTTCGTCTCCTCTGTGATCGAATCGGGCGTGAAGCCGGAGCAAATGGCGGGCATCCGTGCGCGACTGAAGGAGATCGGGCTGGAGCCCTATGACTGCCTGTCGCCGGCGCTGATGGACGCGATCGCGACCCACGTGGCGAAATCCAAGGCCGCCTAA